One window from the genome of Saccharomyces mikatae IFO 1815 strain IFO1815 genome assembly, chromosome: 6 encodes:
- the SMKI06G0110 gene encoding uncharacterized protein: MTGLVSMTDSTSGQLNFQEKLHDEARKDAAEKDLISVNGCLQQVSSSITSCNGEKIVKTRGVTRIEVVREKMSTKVIWILGLSIFLTSWVAALDATTTYNYQPYATSSFNRHSMLSTLTIANSVIGAVCKPFIAKISDLSSRPVTYFVVLLLYVIGFVITACSPNISAYVIGSVFIAVGQSGISLMNMVIIADTTTLKWRSFFTSLLSVPYLVTTWISGYIVEDIINSNWRWGYGMFAIITPVALTPAILVMAYLEHSANKAGEIPIGFDPLAKKKVEVTEARIRGFKVYWELLKVSLIEIDAFGLILLGFAFSLILLPCSLYSYAEGGWNNPSMIAMEVVGGILLISYVVFEVFFAPFPLLPKRVLMNRTFICCVIIDFIYQMAGYFSLLFFTSYTFVVLNLSYRDWVYLSNTTTMGLCFFGVVWGALFRGFHRYKIFQVVGIAIKLIGMGLYVACSKKDGSPGIGLVVAALVVTNFGDAANVMGTQVAAQAAVPHQDMAATISVLSLYSSIGAAVGTAITSAVWTDQLPGALFKYVPDKEKAVAFFESLTSIWEEPWGSINREGAISAYQEVNYTLFCMGLGVSSIMFVVALFQTNYYLGDQQNCVEGEQIEDYHHNANGSKKTLLNRAFDFWK, translated from the coding sequence ATGACGGGCTTAGTATCTATGACAGACAGTACAAGTGGACAGCTTAATTTTCAAGAGAAACTGCATGATGAGGCAAGAAAAGATGCTGCCGAAAAGGATTTAATATCTGTTAATGGCTGTCTTCAGCAagtttcatcttcaataacGTCCTGTAACGGAGAAAAAATCGTAAAAACTAGAGGTGTCACCAGGATTGAGGTTGTTCGAGAAAAAATGAGTACAAAGGTCATATGGATTCTTGGCCTTTCAATCTTTTTAACTTCATGGGTTGCCGCTTTAGATGCCACAACTACGTATAATTATCAACCTTATGCGACTTCCTCGTTCAATAGGCACTCTATGTTGTCTACACTAACAATTGCCAATTCCGTCATCGGCGCTGTTTGCAAACCTTTTATTGCCAAAATCTCAGATTTGAGTTCCAGGCCTGTTACCTATTTTGTGGTTTTGTTACTTTATGTCATAGGGTTTGTCATCACTGCTTGTTCGCCAAATATTTCGGCATATGTGATAGGTTCTGTTTTTATTGCAGTTGGTCAGTCAGGAATCAGTTTAATGAATATGGTTATTATTGCTGACACAACCACATTGAAATGGAgatcttttttcacttctCTTTTATCTGTTCCTTACCTAGTCACCACTTGGATCTCTGGTTACATTGTCGAAGATATAATCAACAGTAACTGGAGGTGGGGGTATGGTATGTTTGCTATTATTACTCCAGTCGCATTAACCCCAGCTATCCTTGTTATGGCATACTTAGAGCACAGTGCCAACAAGGCAGGAGAAATTCCCATTGGTTTTGACCCACTTgccaaaaagaaagtagaaGTTACAGAAGCTCGTATTCGTGGATTTAAGGTATATTGGGAGCTTCTCAAGGTGTCATTAATAGAGATCGATGCGTTTGGTTTAATTTTACTTGGTTTtgctttctctttgatCCTGCTTCCATGTTCTTTATACTCATATGCTGAAGGCGGCTGGAATAATCCTAGTATGATTGCCATGGAAGTGGTTGGTGGCATCCTCCTTATTTCGTATGTTGTCTTCgaagttttttttgcgCCATTCCCCTTACTTCCTAAGAGGGTATTAATGAATAGAACGTTTATTTGTTGTGTCATCATTGATTTCATTTACCAAATGGCTGGCTAtttctctcttttattctttACCTCTTATACCTTTGTCGTTTTAAATTTGTCTTATAGAGACTGGGTCTATCTTTCAAATACCACAACTATGGGATTATGTTTCTTTGGGGTTGTTTGGGGTGCTCTGTTCAGAGGTTTTCACCGTTATAAGATATTCCAAGTCGTTGGCATTGCAATTAAATTAATCGGCATGGGTCTTTACGTGGCATGCTCTAAAAAAGACGGTAGTCCTGGTATTGGCCTTGTCGTAGCTGCCTTGGTTGTTACTAACTTTGGTGATGCTGCTAATGTTATGGGCACTCAGGTTGCGGCTCAGGCTGCTGTTCCTCATCAAGATATGGCTGCAACCATCTCTGTTTTGTCTCTTTACAGTTCTATTGGTGCAGCCGTTGGTACAGCCATCACTTCTGCTGTTTGGACCGATCAGTTACCTGGTGCCTTGTTTAAATATGTCCCAGATAAGGAAAAGGCAGttgcattttttgaatctcTTACTTCTATCTGGGAAGAACCGTGGGGATCGATAAACAGAGAAGGTGCCATTAGTGCGTATCAAGAAGTTAATTATACCCTCTTCTGTATGGGTCTTGGTGTCAGTTCCATCATGTTTGTTGTTGCACTGTTCCAAACCAATTACTATTTGGGTGATCAACAAAACTGTGTGGAAGGTGAACAGATAGAAGACTACCATCACAATGCCAATGGGTCTAAAAAGACTTTACTAAATAGGGCTTTTGATTTCTGGAAATAA